The proteins below come from a single Rickettsia typhi str. Wilmington genomic window:
- a CDS encoding penicillin-binding protein 1A, giving the protein MYKSLFFFLKIFAILILLGCSVTAYIIYHYSHDLPDYSQLVRYYPPSVTRIYSRDGKLMEEYAFERRVFVPINNVPSSLIESFIAAEDKNFYNHPGIDLLGIVRAAFLNISNYLHNRRMEGASTITQQVVKNFLLTNEVSLERKIKEVIISYMISRVFTKHQILELYLNQTFFGRGAYGVAAAAQNYFNKSIEELTIAESAFIAALPKAPSELNPDKNYSRVKARRDYVIERMFEDGYITRDTMKEAIGSPIVLRKRAKEETVTADYYAAQVREEVIKMLNSKEEFYRGGLTIITSLDAQMQKLAENALRKGLREFDRRHGFRKPIANIPLDHWQEALKNIPTPSSLLEYKLAVVLDVSDNHAKIGLIDGSKARIPIIEMQWARSNLKSVKTLLKKGDVIVVEPIKDCYALRQIPEINGAIMVMNPHTGQVLASVGGYDFSTSKFDRVTQALRQPGSLTKTFVYLAALENGVKPNQIFNDGPIEIMQGPGMPSWRPKNYEGQFLGEMTMRTGFEKSRNLITVRVATAVGLTKIVDIIKRFGINNEPKKVYSMVLGSIETTLSRITNAYAIIANGGKKVEPHFIELIKDRNGKIIYRRDNRECFSCNILDSDLDTAILEIPKEDIYRVTDEASDYQITSFLTGAIDSGTGYAARKLGKIIAGKTGTSNDSKDTWFIGFTPKIVVGSYVGYDTPKELGKKATGSNVVLPIFIDFMNHAYKDEPSLPFKVPDSIKLIAVDRITGKMIPDGTVIEAFKVNNIQMLENDYMIDNHDIFIPGISDQSQEIY; this is encoded by the coding sequence ATGTACAAATCCTTATTTTTCTTTTTAAAGATTTTTGCAATTCTTATTTTACTAGGTTGTTCTGTTACTGCTTATATAATATATCACTATTCACATGATTTACCTGACTACTCGCAGCTTGTACGTTATTATCCTCCATCTGTAACTCGTATTTATTCTCGTGATGGTAAATTAATGGAGGAATATGCTTTTGAACGCCGAGTATTTGTACCGATTAATAATGTACCGAGTTCATTAATAGAAAGTTTTATCGCAGCTGAGGATAAGAATTTCTATAACCATCCAGGCATCGATTTGCTTGGCATAGTTAGAGCAGCATTTTTAAATATATCTAATTATTTACATAATAGGCGTATGGAAGGAGCATCGACTATTACTCAGCAAGTGGTTAAAAATTTTTTGCTAACTAATGAGGTTTCGCTTGAACGTAAGATTAAAGAAGTTATCATATCTTATATGATTTCACGAGTATTTACTAAGCATCAAATTTTAGAATTATATCTTAATCAAACATTCTTTGGTCGTGGTGCATACGGTGTTGCGGCAGCTGCACAAAATTATTTTAATAAATCTATAGAGGAACTTACTATTGCAGAATCAGCGTTTATTGCAGCACTGCCTAAAGCTCCTTCCGAACTTAATCCAGATAAAAACTACTCTCGAGTAAAAGCTCGTCGTGATTATGTAATAGAACGTATGTTTGAAGATGGTTATATCACAAGAGATACTATGAAAGAAGCTATAGGTAGCCCAATAGTTCTACGTAAACGAGCTAAAGAAGAAACTGTTACGGCAGATTATTATGCTGCACAGGTACGAGAAGAAGTGATTAAGATGTTAAATAGTAAGGAAGAATTTTATAGAGGAGGTCTCACTATTATTACTTCTTTAGATGCACAGATGCAGAAATTAGCTGAAAATGCTCTAAGAAAAGGCCTGAGAGAGTTTGATAGAAGACATGGTTTTAGAAAGCCTATAGCTAATATTCCTCTTGATCATTGGCAAGAGGCGCTAAAAAACATACCTACTCCTTCTTCACTTTTGGAATATAAATTAGCTGTAGTTCTAGATGTTTCAGATAATCATGCAAAGATTGGACTTATAGATGGTAGTAAAGCGAGGATACCTATTATTGAAATGCAATGGGCAAGAAGTAATCTTAAATCAGTTAAGACTTTGCTTAAAAAAGGTGATGTGATAGTGGTTGAGCCTATAAAAGATTGCTATGCTTTGCGACAGATTCCTGAGATCAACGGAGCTATTATGGTTATGAATCCGCATACCGGGCAGGTACTTGCAAGCGTTGGAGGTTATGATTTCTCTACAAGTAAATTTGATAGGGTAACTCAAGCACTTCGTCAACCAGGTTCTTTGACTAAAACCTTTGTATATCTCGCAGCTCTTGAAAATGGTGTTAAGCCTAATCAGATTTTTAACGATGGACCTATTGAGATTATGCAAGGTCCAGGGATGCCTAGTTGGCGTCCTAAAAATTATGAAGGTCAGTTTTTAGGTGAAATGACTATGCGTACTGGTTTTGAAAAATCCCGTAATCTTATAACTGTAAGAGTCGCAACTGCTGTAGGGCTTACAAAAATAGTTGATATAATTAAGCGATTTGGTATTAATAATGAACCAAAAAAAGTTTATTCTATGGTACTTGGTTCAATTGAAACCACACTTAGCAGAATAACTAATGCTTATGCAATTATTGCTAATGGTGGTAAAAAAGTTGAGCCTCATTTTATAGAATTAATTAAAGACCGTAATGGTAAAATTATTTATAGACGAGATAATAGAGAATGTTTTTCTTGTAATATTTTGGATAGTGATTTAGATACTGCAATATTAGAAATACCGAAAGAAGATATATATAGAGTTACCGATGAAGCTAGTGATTATCAAATTACTTCATTTTTAACAGGAGCAATAGATAGTGGTACTGGTTATGCTGCGAGGAAACTTGGAAAAATTATTGCTGGGAAAACTGGTACTAGTAACGATAGTAAAGATACATGGTTTATAGGCTTTACACCTAAGATAGTAGTAGGTAGTTATGTTGGGTATGATACACCGAAAGAACTTGGAAAAAAAGCAACAGGTTCAAACGTAGTATTGCCGATTTTTATTGATTTTATGAATCATGCTTATAAGGATGAACCGTCGCTACCTTTTAAAGTTCCAGACTCAATTAAGCTAATCGCTGTAGATAGAATAACCGGTAAAATGATACCAGACGGTACTGTTATAGAAGCATTTAAAGTAAATAATATCCAGATGCTTGAGAATGATTATATGATTGATAATCATGATATTTTTATACCTGGTATATCAGATCAATCGCAGGAAATTTACTAG
- the miaB gene encoding tRNA (N6-isopentenyl adenosine(37)-C2)-methylthiotransferase MiaB encodes MSKKLYIKTYGCQMNVYDSVKIQDLLYPFGYESTEDIKEADIIILNTCHIREKAAEKTYSELGRIKKLQNTRKQEGLNPAIIVVAGCVAQAEGEVIFTRTPYVDIVVGPQSYYNLPELISKVVRHEKHLIDLDFVEEAKFDNLPEQLYTQGASSFISVQEGCDKFCTFCVVPYTRGAEFSRSVEQVYRESLKVVSNDTKEIILLGQNVNAYHGKGPKDKIFTLADLLKHLAQIPNLERLRYMTSHPIDMTDDLIKLHGTEPKLMPFLHLPVQSGSNKILKAMNRKHDRDYYFNIINRLREARSDIVLSSDFIVGFPGETEKDFEDTLDLVQRVKYGQCYSFKYSPRPGTPGAIRTDQIPEHIKSKRLTILQKELATQQLAFNESCVGSTMKVLFDRDGKFEDQIIGKTPYMQSVYIHNPNKSLLGKIVDVIITKAALNSLTGEIL; translated from the coding sequence ATGAGTAAAAAGCTTTATATTAAGACCTATGGATGTCAGATGAATGTTTATGATTCCGTTAAGATACAAGATTTGCTTTATCCCTTCGGTTATGAATCTACGGAAGATATTAAAGAAGCTGATATTATTATTCTAAATACATGTCATATCAGAGAGAAAGCAGCTGAGAAAACTTATTCTGAACTTGGTCGTATTAAAAAACTACAAAATACGAGGAAGCAAGAAGGTTTAAATCCTGCAATAATAGTTGTAGCAGGTTGTGTTGCTCAGGCAGAGGGGGAAGTAATTTTTACAAGAACTCCTTATGTTGATATTGTTGTTGGTCCACAATCTTATTATAATTTACCAGAATTAATCTCCAAAGTTGTTAGACATGAAAAACACTTAATTGATCTAGATTTTGTTGAAGAAGCAAAATTTGATAATTTACCTGAACAATTATATACGCAAGGAGCTAGTAGCTTTATATCTGTACAAGAGGGGTGTGATAAATTTTGTACTTTCTGTGTAGTACCTTATACAAGAGGTGCTGAATTTTCAAGAAGTGTAGAACAGGTTTACAGAGAATCATTAAAAGTAGTTAGCAACGATACTAAAGAAATTATACTACTTGGACAAAATGTTAATGCTTATCACGGTAAAGGTCCAAAAGATAAAATATTTACTCTTGCCGATTTACTAAAACATCTGGCACAAATTCCAAATTTAGAGAGATTGCGTTATATGACCTCGCACCCTATAGATATGACAGATGATCTAATAAAACTGCACGGTACTGAGCCTAAATTAATGCCGTTTTTACATCTACCTGTGCAATCAGGGTCAAATAAAATATTGAAAGCAATGAATCGAAAGCATGATCGAGATTATTATTTTAATATAATTAATCGCTTAAGAGAAGCAAGATCTGATATAGTTTTATCTTCTGATTTTATTGTTGGTTTTCCTGGTGAAACAGAGAAAGATTTTGAGGATACTTTAGATTTAGTTCAAAGAGTAAAATATGGTCAATGCTATTCATTTAAATATAGTCCGCGTCCAGGCACACCTGGTGCAATCAGAACTGACCAAATACCTGAACATATAAAATCCAAAAGATTAACTATATTGCAAAAAGAACTCGCAACTCAGCAACTAGCTTTTAATGAAAGTTGTGTTGGTAGTACTATGAAAGTGTTATTCGATCGTGATGGTAAATTTGAGGATCAAATAATAGGTAAAACGCCTTACATGCAGTCCGTATATATACACAATCCTAATAAATCTTTACTTGGTAAAATAGTTGATGTAATCATTACTAAGGCTGCGCTTAATAGTTTAACCGGCGAAATATTATAA
- a CDS encoding SH3 domain-containing protein: MIKILIILIIIMLSTTINANNNKKLPIPRFVSIKSNEVNVRRGPTTKSAVEWVFIKKGEPVEITAEYAQWRQICDINGECGWIHSSVLSSKRSVIIVSDKEIELTKSADPKSRVIAKLMPKVRCSLKKCKEQFCQITCKDYKGWISKNAIWGVYNHNDRY, encoded by the coding sequence ATGATTAAAATTTTGATTATTTTAATTATAATAATGTTATCAACAACAATTAATGCAAATAATAATAAAAAATTGCCTATTCCGCGATTTGTTTCAATAAAATCTAATGAAGTAAATGTAAGGCGCGGTCCAACTACTAAGTCTGCTGTAGAATGGGTTTTTATTAAAAAAGGTGAACCTGTAGAAATCACTGCAGAGTACGCACAATGGCGACAAATATGTGACATTAATGGTGAATGTGGTTGGATACATTCAAGTGTTTTATCATCTAAAAGATCAGTGATTATTGTCTCTGATAAAGAAATAGAGCTTACTAAATCAGCTGATCCTAAAAGCAGAGTGATAGCAAAATTAATGCCAAAGGTGCGCTGCAGTCTAAAAAAATGCAAAGAACAATTCTGCCAAATTACATGTAAAGATTATAAGGGATGGATCTCAAAGAACGCAATTTGGGGAGTATACAATCATAATGATAGATATTAA
- a CDS encoding monovalent cation:proton antiporter-2 (CPA2) family protein: MNDHILINVIILLGTAVFIVAILKRFRLSPVLGYLIAGAAIGDHGLKIVTYDQTKLLGELGVVFLLFAIGLELSFERLKAMRRYVFGLGSLQVLTTAIVIAGAMVLIDGNSSAAIITGGGLALSSTALVMQVIDENRSQSTQIGRVSLAILLLQDLAVVPLLVIVPLLASNNKASLAVALGIAFLKAVTALLTIFIVGRVLLRPVFSFISSESNNTSELPISMTLLIVLSAAWATETFGLSLALGAFVAGVLVAETEFRLQAEESIYPFKSLFLGLFFMTVGMNIDALEMYEKISHILTLSIALICIKTLIITAFCVLFGFNKGVAFYSGLLLSQGGEFGFILFSLGKDSGVLEESTADILLLVVTFTMALTPLLAALGKKIAEKVDKGLGKTPTQMIELGARDLTNHIIIAGLGNTGKMVARVLEAEGISYVILDLDDDRVKEELSNGLPVFKGDVSQADTLKALGTERAFAIILTMNNQVTIKKSLKTISGNYQDIHVVVKLKNLKNAREFYDLGATTIIPESYETGLQIGGTVLKNIGISEQEINRIKVQFRLGNYIIAKKEDALSEVEDND, translated from the coding sequence ATGAACGATCATATTCTTATTAACGTTATAATTTTACTCGGTACTGCAGTTTTTATAGTAGCTATACTTAAGCGTTTTAGATTAAGTCCAGTACTTGGTTACTTAATTGCTGGAGCTGCAATAGGAGATCACGGTTTAAAAATTGTAACATATGACCAAACTAAGTTATTAGGTGAACTTGGTGTAGTATTTTTATTATTTGCAATAGGACTTGAGTTATCTTTTGAGCGATTAAAAGCTATGAGACGATATGTATTTGGTCTTGGTAGTTTGCAAGTTTTAACAACCGCTATAGTAATTGCTGGTGCAATGGTACTTATAGACGGTAATAGTAGTGCAGCTATTATTACCGGTGGTGGTCTTGCGCTTTCATCTACGGCACTTGTTATGCAGGTTATTGATGAAAATCGTAGCCAATCAACACAAATAGGTAGAGTTTCTTTAGCTATTTTATTATTGCAAGATTTAGCTGTAGTGCCATTGCTTGTTATAGTACCGTTACTTGCAAGTAACAATAAAGCCTCGCTTGCAGTTGCTCTTGGTATTGCATTCTTAAAAGCCGTGACTGCCTTACTTACAATATTTATTGTAGGTCGTGTTCTACTTCGTCCTGTATTTTCATTCATTTCATCAGAAAGTAATAATACAAGTGAGCTACCTATTTCTATGACTTTGTTAATAGTACTTTCTGCTGCTTGGGCTACTGAAACATTTGGTTTATCTTTAGCTCTAGGCGCATTTGTTGCTGGAGTATTAGTTGCAGAAACCGAATTTAGATTGCAAGCAGAAGAAAGTATTTATCCTTTCAAAAGTTTATTTTTAGGATTATTTTTCATGACAGTTGGTATGAATATTGATGCACTAGAAATGTATGAAAAAATATCTCATATTCTTACTTTATCTATTGCTTTAATATGTATAAAAACCTTAATCATAACAGCTTTTTGTGTTTTATTTGGTTTTAATAAAGGCGTTGCTTTTTATTCAGGATTATTATTATCGCAAGGAGGAGAGTTTGGTTTTATATTATTCAGTTTAGGAAAAGATAGTGGAGTATTGGAGGAAAGTACTGCTGATATATTATTACTTGTGGTTACTTTTACTATGGCACTTACTCCATTACTTGCAGCTTTAGGTAAAAAGATTGCTGAGAAAGTTGATAAAGGACTTGGTAAAACTCCGACTCAAATGATAGAGCTTGGAGCAAGAGATTTAACAAACCATATTATTATTGCGGGACTCGGTAATACCGGTAAAATGGTAGCAAGAGTTTTAGAAGCAGAAGGTATAAGTTATGTAATACTTGATTTAGATGATGATAGGGTCAAAGAAGAGTTATCAAACGGTTTGCCTGTTTTTAAGGGTGATGTATCGCAAGCTGATACTCTTAAGGCATTAGGTACTGAAAGAGCGTTTGCTATAATACTTACTATGAATAATCAAGTTACAATCAAAAAATCTCTTAAAACAATTAGTGGTAATTATCAGGATATACATGTAGTCGTTAAGTTAAAAAATTTAAAAAATGCTAGAGAATTTTATGATTTAGGTGCAACAACTATTATTCCCGAAAGTTATGAAACTGGATTACAAATAGGTGGCACAGTCCTAAAAAATATAGGTATTAGTGAGCAGGAAATTAATAGGATCAAAGTACAATTTAGGCTTGGTAATTATATAATAGCAAAAAAAGAGGATGCTTTATCTGAAGTTGAAGATAATGATTAA
- the rsfS gene encoding ribosome silencing factor, producing MKKDTEELKLFILECLIEKKAENIEVIDLRDKNKLADYIIFASGRSTKNVGAIAEYVALALKNHACINSNIEGLSKSEWVLIDAGAVLINIFYPEVREHFKLEEIWKR from the coding sequence ATGAAAAAAGACACTGAAGAATTAAAATTATTTATTTTAGAATGTTTGATTGAGAAAAAAGCAGAAAATATTGAAGTAATTGATTTAAGAGATAAAAATAAATTAGCCGATTATATTATATTTGCTAGCGGTCGTTCTACTAAAAATGTTGGAGCAATTGCTGAATATGTAGCTTTAGCATTAAAAAATCATGCCTGTATAAATAGTAATATTGAGGGGCTTAGTAAATCAGAGTGGGTACTAATAGATGCAGGCGCTGTTTTAATTAATATTTTTTATCCTGAAGTACGGGAGCATTTTAAGCTAGAAGAAATTTGGAAAAGATGA
- a CDS encoding BolA/IbaG family iron-sulfur metabolism protein has product MAISAEELEKILKKSFPSSVIKITDLVGDQDHYALEISDDQFNGLSLINQHKLVKNAISEILNKKLHSISIKTIAIPKNSYKY; this is encoded by the coding sequence ATGGCAATATCTGCAGAAGAGTTAGAAAAAATACTTAAAAAATCCTTTCCAAGTAGTGTAATAAAAATTACTGATTTAGTAGGAGATCAAGACCATTATGCTTTAGAAATATCAGATGATCAATTTAATGGACTTTCTTTAATTAATCAACATAAATTAGTAAAAAATGCCATATCTGAAATATTAAATAAAAAACTACATTCAATCAGCATAAAAACTATTGCCATTCCTAAAAATAGTTACAAATATTGA
- the infA gene encoding translation initiation factor IF-1, with translation MSKDDLIQFTGTVLELLPNATFRVKLENDHVIIAHTSGRMRKNRIRILLGDKVTVEMTPYDLTKGRVIHRH, from the coding sequence ATGTCAAAAGACGATCTAATTCAGTTTACAGGGACAGTACTTGAACTTTTACCGAATGCTACTTTCAGAGTAAAGCTTGAGAATGATCATGTAATTATTGCTCATACTTCCGGTAGGATGCGTAAAAATCGTATCAGAATATTACTAGGAGATAAAGTTACAGTAGAAATGACACCTTATGATTTAACTAAAGGGCGCGTGATTCATCGTCACTAG
- a CDS encoding nucleoside triphosphate pyrophosphatase yields MKQHIKNLPIILASSSLTRVELLDRIKIIPAQIIPADIDETPNLRELPAPLAIRLAYGKAIKVASQIEKSSIIIAADTVAAVGRRILPKATTYEEVKHCIKMVSGRRHRVYTGLCIIKKENNQLTFRQKIVQTIIKFKKLSDEEINFYSSLDEGIDKAGGCKISGYAEAFISFISGSYSNIMGLPLFETVNALTSLGFRYSDNTANVCKDLSTKSMVQNHFGKPSIS; encoded by the coding sequence ATGAAGCAACATATAAAAAACCTACCAATCATATTAGCATCAAGCTCTCTTACAAGAGTTGAGTTATTAGATAGAATAAAAATTATTCCTGCACAAATTATTCCTGCAGATATAGACGAAACACCTAATTTGCGCGAATTACCTGCTCCCTTAGCAATAAGACTTGCTTACGGGAAAGCCATTAAAGTTGCATCTCAAATAGAGAAATCATCTATAATTATAGCTGCTGATACAGTAGCTGCAGTAGGTAGAAGAATATTACCAAAAGCTACCACTTATGAAGAGGTCAAGCATTGTATTAAGATGGTATCTGGGCGCCGTCATCGTGTCTATACAGGTTTATGTATTATCAAAAAAGAGAACAACCAACTTACATTTAGACAAAAAATAGTTCAGACTATTATTAAGTTCAAAAAATTAAGTGATGAAGAGATTAATTTTTATTCTTCTTTAGATGAAGGAATAGATAAAGCAGGCGGGTGCAAAATTTCTGGTTATGCAGAAGCATTCATCTCATTTATTTCTGGCTCATATTCAAACATTATGGGACTACCTTTATTTGAAACTGTAAACGCTCTAACTTCTTTAGGTTTTAGATATTCAGACAATACCGCAAACGTGTGTAAGGATCTAAGTACAAAATCTATGGTACAAAATCATTTTGGTAAGCCAAGTATATCATAG
- the dksA gene encoding RNA polymerase-binding protein DksA, whose protein sequence is MLETPKLPIGYKPSKDEEYMCPNHLEYFRQKLLRWKEDLLKESQATLNHLKEENLKESDLNDCATHETERAFELRSRNRYCKLMSKIEEALSRIKNGEYGYCEETGAPIGIKRLEARPIAALCIEAQERHENYERSHLDEPGN, encoded by the coding sequence ATGCTAGAAACACCTAAATTACCTATTGGATATAAACCTTCTAAAGATGAAGAATATATGTGTCCTAATCATCTGGAATATTTTAGACAAAAACTTTTAAGATGGAAAGAGGATTTATTAAAAGAATCACAAGCGACTTTAAATCATTTAAAAGAAGAAAATTTAAAAGAATCAGATCTTAACGATTGTGCTACTCATGAAACAGAAAGAGCTTTTGAGTTACGTAGTAGAAATAGATATTGTAAATTAATGAGTAAAATAGAAGAAGCATTATCACGTATTAAAAATGGAGAATATGGTTATTGTGAAGAAACAGGTGCTCCAATAGGTATCAAAAGATTAGAAGCAAGGCCTATTGCTGCATTATGTATTGAAGCACAAGAACGTCATGAAAATTATGAGAGAAGTCATTTAGATGAACCTGGAAATTAA
- a CDS encoding tyrosine recombinase XerC, which translates to MLDISIQELIKQWQKYLILQRNYSNNTVIAYNNDLKHFLEFMNYYNSELVTINHIKTVDIRLIRSWLAKRKYENFTASSIARGLSTVKNFYKFLEKTILLNSHIIFSIKSPKKAKLLPKALSVDDVLISLEHIEGYGNVKWVELRNKALLVLIYAAGLRISEALSITKLHLQNLEFIKIIGKGSKERIIPWLPFARNLITKYLGILPYKLDENEPIFRGKHGKKLQPSVFNRELIKLKRVYGLPEYLTAHSFRHSFASHLLEYGADLRSIQELLGHKSLSTTQKYTQTSIKHLEAVYNTAYPIKK; encoded by the coding sequence ATGTTAGATATATCAATTCAAGAATTAATAAAACAGTGGCAAAAATATCTCATTTTGCAAAGAAATTACTCCAATAATACAGTAATTGCTTATAATAATGACCTTAAGCATTTCCTTGAGTTTATGAATTATTATAACTCAGAGCTTGTAACGATCAATCATATTAAAACTGTTGATATAAGACTCATCCGCAGTTGGCTTGCAAAACGTAAATATGAAAATTTTACTGCTTCTTCAATTGCACGTGGTTTATCTACAGTAAAAAATTTTTATAAGTTTTTAGAGAAAACAATATTATTAAATAGTCATATAATTTTTTCTATAAAATCTCCTAAAAAGGCTAAATTGTTACCAAAAGCTTTATCAGTAGATGATGTATTAATATCACTTGAACATATTGAAGGATACGGCAATGTTAAGTGGGTAGAACTTAGAAATAAAGCGCTACTTGTTCTTATATATGCTGCAGGTCTACGTATTTCAGAAGCATTATCAATTACAAAGCTTCATCTGCAAAATCTAGAATTTATAAAAATAATAGGTAAAGGTAGTAAAGAAAGAATAATTCCGTGGTTACCTTTTGCTAGGAATTTAATTACCAAATATTTAGGAATATTGCCGTATAAGTTAGATGAGAATGAACCGATCTTTAGAGGAAAACATGGTAAGAAATTACAGCCGTCAGTATTTAATCGTGAATTAATTAAGTTAAAGCGTGTTTATGGGTTACCTGAATATTTAACTGCTCATTCATTTAGACATAGTTTTGCTTCGCATTTGCTTGAGTATGGTGCAGATTTACGCTCTATTCAAGAGCTATTAGGTCATAAAAGTCTATCTACTACACAAAAATATACTCAAACAAGTATAAAACATTTAGAGGCTGTATATAATACAGCATATCCAATTAAAAAATAA
- a CDS encoding phasin family protein has product MLNNTQFLNLMKSYMNPEFYMNSMKNTTNLDLSSITNTVQKAMNIFFTTNKIATESLQSLLKKNSEIIQNNINTILNSTKEVTNSKDFKQATECHQKCVKSIYETSMDNAKELANIAYETSNKIFEAANKHMTDNIHNASNNSNTTEQVQKNFNNKSA; this is encoded by the coding sequence ATGTTAAATAATACACAATTTTTAAATTTGATGAAATCCTATATGAATCCAGAATTTTATATGAATTCTATGAAAAACACTACTAATCTAGATCTTTCATCTATCACCAATACAGTTCAAAAAGCCATGAATATTTTTTTTACCACTAACAAAATTGCTACAGAAAGCTTACAATCTTTGCTTAAGAAAAATTCTGAGATTATACAAAATAATATTAATACTATTTTAAATAGTACTAAAGAAGTAACGAATTCTAAAGATTTTAAACAAGCTACTGAATGTCATCAAAAATGTGTAAAATCTATTTATGAAACATCTATGGACAATGCTAAGGAATTAGCAAATATTGCTTATGAAACCTCAAACAAGATATTTGAAGCCGCAAATAAACATATGACAGATAATATTCATAATGCTTCTAATAATAGCAATACTACAGAACAAGTACAAAAAAACTTTAATAACAAATCTGCTTAA
- the pld gene encoding phospholipase D: MKSKNNKFIAMSIPFILGTALGIYVESTYYFTSIINQKSFALPDTQIKHYSIPELSRRNVSTCFTPPAGCTKFIVQQLEKAEESIYMQAYGMSDSLITTALINAQMRGVKVKILLDRSNLKQKFSKLYELQQAKIDVGIDTVPGIAHNKVIIIDKKKVITGSFNFTVAADKRNAENVILIEDQQLAESYLQNWFSRKASNSVHF, encoded by the coding sequence ATGAAAAGCAAAAATAATAAATTTATAGCAATGTCTATTCCATTTATCTTGGGAACTGCTTTAGGTATTTATGTAGAGAGTACGTATTATTTTACTAGTATAATCAATCAAAAATCATTTGCTTTACCTGATACACAAATAAAGCATTATAGTATTCCGGAGCTTTCAAGAAGGAATGTGAGTACATGTTTTACTCCACCTGCAGGTTGTACTAAATTTATAGTGCAGCAGCTAGAGAAAGCTGAAGAATCTATTTATATGCAGGCATATGGTATGAGCGATTCATTAATTACTACTGCGCTTATTAATGCACAGATGCGAGGAGTAAAAGTGAAAATATTACTCGATCGTAGTAATTTAAAGCAGAAATTTTCTAAATTATATGAATTACAACAAGCAAAAATTGATGTCGGCATAGATACAGTACCTGGCATTGCCCATAATAAAGTTATAATTATTGATAAAAAGAAAGTAATAACTGGTTCGTTTAATTTCACTGTTGCTGCCGATAAACGTAATGCAGAAAATGTAATCCTTATAGAAGATCAGCAACTAGCAGAGTCTTATTTACAAAATTGGTTCAGTCGAAAAGCGAGTAATTCAGTGCATTTCTAG